From Calditrichota bacterium, one genomic window encodes:
- a CDS encoding Rrf2 family transcriptional regulator, with translation MLRLSKKVEYALIALMDLANNSETDPVTTKALASSYQIPQELLGKVMQNLTKNGILNSVQGVKGGYILGQDPENIKLMQIIEILEGPISITSCGHLDEIEDCGCDLLSTCTIKSPMEIIQAELEKYFTGISLKDLNKMYNNNQTAPIQLV, from the coding sequence ATGTTAAGATTAAGCAAAAAAGTAGAATATGCATTGATTGCCTTGATGGATTTAGCCAATAATTCTGAGACTGATCCAGTTACTACAAAAGCATTGGCATCTTCATATCAAATCCCACAAGAACTGCTTGGGAAGGTAATGCAAAATCTTACAAAAAACGGCATTTTGAATTCTGTCCAGGGTGTTAAAGGCGGCTATATCCTTGGTCAGGACCCTGAAAATATTAAACTGATGCAAATAATTGAAATTCTTGAAGGCCCAATTTCTATTACCTCCTGCGGACATTTGGATGAGATTGAGGATTGCGGTTGTGATTTATTATCAACATGTACCATAAAATCACCCATGGAAATTATTCAGGCTGAACTAGAGAAGTATTTTACCGGGATTAGCTTAAAAGATTTAAATAAAATGTATAATAATAATCAAACAGCGCCAATTCAGTTAGTATAA
- a CDS encoding TolC family protein codes for MKKFKLIVALLFLFVASLSAQQKMTLEQSIDIALQENLNIKIAKNENEVSHNNINIGNAGLLPQVNLSASTTYNDNEINNNGIKSNQSYTSNYVGANATYILFDGFNNIASYNQLKTQGKISDYQTQYTIEQYILLVTNSYYQVAGLTDQLNINKESLQISKERLERTSNKKDYGQAKSIDYLSALVDFNNDSVAYINSQTSLIQAKQDFNNLLNRNTDYDFDVDLDVLYKILPSKEDLINTAIERNALYKSSENNIKLAELNIKSANSNFYPQLSVDANYSLYNTQNEWEVNLNDRSKGFSTGLNLSYNLFNGFRNSIQKQNAEINRKNAELEKKNELLSLVTEISNTHQQYEDSKISLKLENDNLEAAELNFNRSKELYNLGQITNTQFRESQLNLIQAKSSISTLRYSIKIFEAELERSAGILL; via the coding sequence ATGAAGAAATTTAAATTAATTGTAGCACTATTGTTTCTCTTTGTTGCGTCCTTAAGCGCACAGCAAAAAATGACTTTAGAACAAAGCATAGATATTGCACTACAGGAAAACCTTAATATAAAAATTGCAAAAAACGAGAATGAAGTATCCCATAATAATATAAATATTGGTAATGCAGGCTTACTTCCCCAAGTAAATTTATCAGCATCAACTACCTACAATGATAATGAAATAAATAATAACGGAATAAAGTCTAATCAATCATATACAAGTAATTATGTTGGCGCTAATGCCACATACATTTTGTTTGATGGTTTTAACAATATTGCATCTTATAATCAATTAAAAACACAGGGTAAGATTAGTGATTATCAAACTCAATACACTATTGAGCAATATATTCTTCTGGTAACAAACTCATATTACCAGGTTGCAGGTTTAACAGATCAGCTAAACATAAATAAAGAATCATTGCAAATTTCTAAAGAGAGGCTGGAAAGAACTTCCAACAAAAAAGATTATGGGCAAGCCAAAAGCATTGATTATCTCAGTGCTTTAGTTGATTTTAATAATGATAGCGTGGCTTACATTAATTCTCAAACCTCACTAATTCAGGCAAAACAAGATTTCAACAATCTTCTAAATAGAAATACAGATTATGATTTTGATGTAGACCTGGATGTTCTCTATAAAATTCTTCCGAGTAAAGAAGATTTAATAAATACAGCTATAGAAAGGAATGCGTTATACAAATCCTCAGAAAACAATATTAAGCTTGCTGAATTAAATATAAAATCCGCAAACTCAAACTTTTATCCTCAATTATCTGTTGATGCAAATTATTCATTATATAATACTCAAAATGAATGGGAAGTAAATCTTAATGATAGAAGCAAAGGATTTTCTACCGGACTGAATTTAAGCTATAATTTATTCAATGGTTTTAGAAACAGCATACAGAAACAAAATGCAGAGATTAACCGCAAAAATGCTGAGTTAGAAAAAAAGAATGAGCTGCTTAGTTTAGTAACTGAAATCTCAAATACTCATCAACAATATGAAGATAGTAAAATTTCGCTAAAATTAGAGAACGATAATCTGGAAGCAGCAGAATTAAATTTCAATCGTTCAAAAGAATTATATAATCTGGGTCAAATTACAAACACGCAATTTAGAGAATCACAATTAAACCTGATTCAGGCCAAAAGCAGTATTTCCACATTAAGATATTCGATAAAGATTTTCGAGGCTGAGCTGGAGAGGTCAGCAGGAATACTATTATAA
- a CDS encoding DUF59 domain-containing protein → MVDAEDIYLALSDVYDPEIRMNIVDLGLIYDVGINESDVTIKMTLTSPNCPASPEIKNNALKAVKSLKGVKNVELDLVWEPGWDESRMSEEAKLELGLDINFEDGKDCLV, encoded by the coding sequence ATGGTTGATGCAGAAGATATTTACCTGGCACTTAGCGATGTGTATGATCCTGAGATAAGAATGAATATTGTTGATTTGGGATTGATTTATGATGTAGGTATCAATGAATCTGATGTTACGATAAAAATGACCTTGACTTCACCCAACTGTCCGGCAAGTCCGGAAATAAAGAATAATGCTTTAAAAGCAGTAAAGTCGCTAAAAGGCGTCAAAAATGTTGAATTGGATCTTGTTTGGGAGCCTGGTTGGGATGAATCGCGAATGAGCGAAGAAGCAAAATTAGAATTAGGTTTAGATATAAACTTTGAAGACGGAAAGGATTGTTTAGTATGA